A window of the Armatimonadota bacterium genome harbors these coding sequences:
- the flhA gene encoding flagellar biosynthesis protein FlhA, producing MQFLSKLAKQADVLMAVGVIGLVAMMVIPLPPVLLDVLLTLNIGSALCILLISMYVQKPLDFSVFPSLLLVATLFRLALNVSSTRLILLYGSAGKVIEAFGQFVVGGDVVVGLILFLILVIIQFVVITNGSQRVAEVAARFTLDEMPGKQMSIDSDLNAGIIDQQEAKARRRDIEREADFYGAMDGASKFVRGDAIAGIVIVAINVVGGFIIGCLRLQMPVAEALQRYALLTVGDGLVSQIPALLISTATGMVVTRAASEENLGAEVGGQVIAQPRALMIVGLMLLAFSVVPGLPTGVFIIVGCVTAFIAWKLLRKPSAAQPSGESKPPAGTELPPVEDIMQVDRVSVHLGYGLLLLTDPEHGDLLDRITGVRRQIARELGLVIPPVRVRDDVALGPQEYRIIIKEAEVGRGKLKPSMLMVLNPAPEAPKVPGEDTVDPAFGLPAKWIAPENAPLAEARGYTVVDPPTVLATHLSEVCKRRAPEVLSRQDVQDMIEALREREPAAVNDVIPDLASVGQVQQALKELLAEGVPIRDFATILEALADGLRATQNLSDAVEVCRLALSRVIVGRYAGQDGQLAVVTVHPDLERRCLEATVQTTQGIVCGLDTGTAMRFLTRLKELAEQAMGEGLQPVLLVSPHVRRVIRHFTERDFPTIPVISHAEVPSEFGIRILGQIAPVQTASAA from the coding sequence ATGCAATTCTTGAGCAAGCTGGCGAAACAGGCTGACGTCCTCATGGCCGTCGGGGTCATCGGGCTGGTGGCGATGATGGTGATCCCATTGCCTCCCGTGCTTCTCGACGTCCTGCTCACCCTCAACATCGGCTCGGCCCTGTGCATCCTGCTGATTTCGATGTACGTCCAAAAACCCCTGGATTTTTCAGTTTTCCCATCTCTTCTACTGGTCGCAACGCTGTTCCGTCTCGCCCTCAACGTCTCCTCTACCCGACTTATCCTGCTCTACGGTTCGGCGGGCAAGGTCATCGAAGCCTTCGGCCAATTCGTGGTCGGCGGCGATGTGGTCGTCGGCCTGATCCTCTTCCTCATTCTCGTCATCATCCAGTTCGTGGTCATCACCAACGGCTCCCAGCGCGTGGCGGAGGTCGCGGCCCGGTTCACTCTGGACGAGATGCCCGGCAAGCAGATGAGCATCGATTCCGATCTGAACGCCGGGATCATCGACCAGCAGGAGGCCAAGGCGCGGCGGCGAGATATCGAGCGCGAGGCCGACTTCTACGGCGCCATGGACGGGGCCAGCAAGTTCGTGCGCGGAGATGCCATCGCGGGCATTGTTATCGTCGCCATCAATGTCGTAGGGGGCTTCATCATCGGCTGCCTGCGGCTGCAGATGCCAGTGGCCGAGGCTCTCCAGCGTTACGCCCTGCTCACCGTCGGCGACGGTCTTGTCAGCCAGATCCCCGCGCTGCTCATTTCCACAGCCACCGGTATGGTGGTCACTCGGGCGGCTTCCGAGGAGAACCTGGGGGCCGAAGTCGGGGGCCAGGTCATCGCCCAACCCAGGGCTCTCATGATCGTCGGCCTCATGCTCCTGGCGTTCAGCGTCGTCCCCGGCCTGCCCACCGGTGTGTTCATCATCGTGGGTTGCGTCACCGCGTTCATCGCCTGGAAACTCCTGCGCAAGCCATCCGCAGCACAGCCATCGGGCGAGAGCAAGCCTCCTGCCGGCACCGAACTGCCGCCTGTCGAAGACATCATGCAGGTCGACCGCGTCAGCGTCCATCTCGGCTACGGCCTACTCTTGCTTACCGACCCGGAACACGGCGACCTCTTGGACCGGATCACCGGTGTACGCCGCCAGATTGCCAGGGAACTGGGTCTCGTCATCCCGCCCGTGCGGGTGCGTGATGACGTCGCCTTGGGGCCCCAGGAGTACCGCATCATCATCAAGGAAGCCGAGGTGGGCCGGGGCAAGCTGAAACCCTCCATGCTCATGGTGCTCAACCCCGCGCCCGAGGCCCCGAAGGTCCCTGGTGAGGACACGGTCGATCCGGCCTTTGGCCTGCCCGCGAAATGGATCGCCCCGGAGAACGCTCCACTCGCCGAGGCGAGGGGTTACACGGTCGTGGATCCGCCAACCGTCCTTGCAACTCACTTGAGCGAAGTCTGCAAGCGCCGGGCGCCCGAGGTGCTCAGCCGCCAGGATGTGCAGGATATGATTGAGGCCCTGCGCGAGCGCGAACCGGCGGCGGTGAACGACGTCATCCCCGACCTTGCGTCTGTGGGCCAGGTACAGCAGGCACTCAAGGAACTTCTCGCCGAAGGAGTACCGATCCGCGATTTCGCTACCATCCTCGAAGCCCTCGCGGACGGCCTGCGTGCCACCCAGAACCTGTCGGACGCGGTGGAAGTCTGCCGACTTGCGCTATCGCGGGTCATCGTCGGGCGCTACGCGGGGCAGGACGGGCAACTTGCGGTGGTCACCGTACATCCGGACCTGGAGCGTCGCTGTCTCGAAGCCACCGTGCAGACCACCCAGGGCATCGTCTGCGGCCTGGACACAGGCACCGCGATGCGTTTTCTCACTCGCCTCAAGGAACTCGCGGAGCAGGCGATGGGTGAGGGGCTGCAGCCCGTCCTTCTGGTCTCCCCGCACGTGCGCCGCGTGATACGGCATTTCACGGAGCGCGATTTCCCCACCA
- a CDS encoding EscU/YscU/HrcU family type III secretion system export apparatus switch protein, with protein sequence MAADSRTEAPTQRRREEAREEGRAAISRDLAAGIGLLAGALVARVWWHQAVRILAEATRWTLGAAPHLELSAGELTALQRAWWLVCMRVLGPVVVATMCAGLAASLAQTRLMFSLKPLQPTADKLSPVNGLKRMFSTRGMVEAGKGVLKVTVILGVAAWSLWSRREDLYRIADCSALAAVDVGLDLVFQMVLRCGGVLLLIGGADYGYQHWEFERSLRMSRQELIDEMRRSEGDPHMRARRRALRLAIMRQGISRETRHATVVVTNPTHIAVALLYKPGMLAPRVVAKGRFLVAKRIVQIAGRHGIPVVRNIQLARALFKHTSLGDFVPGALYEAVAQVIAAIYRRRMHLA encoded by the coding sequence ATGGCCGCTGATTCCCGGACCGAAGCCCCAACCCAGCGCAGGCGCGAGGAGGCCCGTGAAGAGGGTCGCGCGGCCATCAGTCGCGACCTCGCGGCGGGCATCGGCCTCCTGGCCGGCGCGCTCGTTGCACGGGTGTGGTGGCATCAGGCCGTGCGGATTCTCGCGGAAGCCACCCGCTGGACCCTGGGCGCTGCGCCCCACCTGGAGTTGAGTGCGGGCGAGCTCACGGCACTTCAGCGGGCCTGGTGGCTCGTGTGCATGCGCGTCCTTGGGCCGGTGGTTGTTGCGACCATGTGCGCAGGCCTTGCGGCATCACTGGCCCAGACTCGGTTGATGTTCTCGCTCAAACCGCTGCAACCCACCGCGGACAAGCTGAGCCCGGTGAACGGCCTCAAGCGCATGTTCTCCACCCGCGGAATGGTGGAAGCCGGCAAGGGGGTCCTGAAAGTCACGGTCATCCTCGGCGTGGCGGCGTGGTCTCTCTGGTCGCGCCGCGAGGACCTTTACCGTATCGCGGACTGCTCTGCCCTCGCCGCGGTGGATGTGGGCCTGGACCTGGTCTTCCAGATGGTCTTGCGGTGCGGTGGCGTGCTGCTTCTCATCGGCGGCGCGGACTACGGCTACCAGCACTGGGAGTTCGAGCGCTCCCTGCGTATGTCCCGGCAGGAGCTGATTGATGAGATGCGCCGCAGCGAGGGTGATCCGCACATGCGCGCGCGAAGGCGGGCACTGCGCCTTGCCATCATGCGCCAGGGCATTTCGCGGGAGACCCGGCATGCCACCGTTGTGGTGACCAACCCCACACACATCGCGGTGGCGCTCCTTTACAAGCCCGGAATGCTCGCCCCGCGCGTTGTGGCAAAGGGCCGGTTCCTGGTGGCGAAGCGGATTGTGCAGATCGCCGGGCGCCACGGTATCCCGGTGGTCCGCAACATCCAGCTTGCCCGGGCGCTGTTCAAGCATACTTCGCTGGGCGACTTTGTACCCGGCGCTCTGTACGAGGCCGTCGCGCAGGTCATCGCAGCCATCTACCGCCGCAGGATGCACCTGGCCTGA
- the fliR gene encoding flagellar biosynthetic protein FliR, with protein sequence MDSTLLPGLLDNLPAMLIPAARAVGVLAFMPGMNAQSIPPHLRLLLAGGIALLVGSSVNASANLPSDASAYMLVLLSELGLGLLVGWAVSVFLESVRWSGEVLDMQIGLRMGSFLDPTTHQGSSTLGQAYYLAAFTIFLAVDGHHWVLAALARSYERIPPGSVAFSGSTVDLTLGAAGSALDLGVRVAAAGLVSLLLADVALALMARTVPNMNVFLVGMPAKLGVGLAVLAVSAPLAAGALGSLVEQVRQVVNLLLGGG encoded by the coding sequence ATGGACAGCACATTGCTGCCGGGACTGCTTGACAACCTGCCGGCCATGCTCATCCCCGCCGCGCGCGCGGTGGGTGTACTGGCATTCATGCCCGGCATGAACGCTCAATCCATCCCCCCTCACCTGCGTCTTCTGCTGGCGGGGGGCATTGCGCTGCTGGTGGGGTCGTCAGTGAATGCCTCGGCGAACCTGCCGTCAGACGCCTCCGCGTACATGCTGGTGCTGCTGTCCGAACTGGGGCTGGGGCTTCTGGTCGGCTGGGCGGTGAGCGTTTTCCTCGAGAGCGTCCGCTGGTCTGGCGAGGTGCTGGACATGCAGATCGGCCTGCGCATGGGTAGTTTCCTGGACCCCACCACCCACCAGGGCAGTTCCACCCTGGGCCAGGCGTATTACCTGGCCGCCTTCACCATCTTCCTGGCGGTGGACGGCCATCACTGGGTCCTGGCCGCGCTGGCACGCAGTTACGAACGGATTCCGCCGGGGTCGGTTGCGTTCTCGGGGAGCACTGTCGATCTCACACTCGGCGCAGCCGGCAGCGCCCTTGACCTCGGCGTGCGCGTCGCCGCCGCGGGTCTGGTCTCCCTGCTCCTTGCCGATGTTGCTCTGGCGCTCATGGCCCGCACCGTGCCCAACATGAACGTGTTTCTCGTGGGGATGCCTGCCAAACTCGGGGTGGGCCTCGCGGTGCTCGCTGTGAGCGCTCCCCTCGCGGCGGGGGCCCTCGGCTCTCTGGTCGAACAGGTGCGCCAGGTCGTCAACCTGCTCCTGGGAGGTGGGTGA
- the fliQ gene encoding flagellar biosynthesis protein FliQ, with the protein MTDTLVLHLVNQMLLMALKLSAPVLLATLVVGVAVSILQAATQVQEMTLTFVPKMVVLALVMALLGPWMLHSTASWAASLIGHLELYAR; encoded by the coding sequence ATGACCGACACCCTAGTGCTGCACCTCGTGAACCAGATGCTCCTGATGGCGCTGAAGCTGTCCGCGCCGGTGCTGCTTGCCACTCTCGTGGTGGGAGTCGCGGTGAGTATTCTCCAGGCGGCGACTCAGGTGCAGGAGATGACTCTGACATTCGTCCCGAAGATGGTGGTCCTGGCCCTGGTCATGGCCCTTCTCGGCCCGTGGATGCTGCACTCCACTGCAAGCTGGGCTGCCTCTCTTATCGGCCACTTGGAACTGTACGCCCGGTGA